The Cytobacillus sp. NJ13 sequence TAAATAAGCTTCTGCTGCTTCAGCCGTTCCTTTTTTCTCTGCTATTTTATCCACGATTGCTACTGGCGGCTCCGCAAGAATACTGATCGATGGATTCACAATTTCAAATTTGTCTTTTCCAAGCTCATTGATGGATAAGTAGGCTTCATTTTCCCAAGCTATAAGAACATCTCCTAGCTCCCGCTGAACAAATGTATTCGTTGAATCACGTGCCCCTGAATCAAGAACCTCCACATTCTGATATAAATTCTTCACAAAATCTTTGATCTGCTTTTCGTCTCCATTAAACTGCTTGCTCGCATAGGCCCATGCCGCAAGATAATTCCATCTTGCTCCTCCTGATGTTTTCGGATTAGGTGTAATCACCGAAACATCTTCCCTGGTCAGGTCATCCCAATCTTGAATATTTCTTGGATTCCCTTTTCTGACCAAAAAGACAATTGTGGATGTATAAGGAGTAGAATTATCATCCAGCCTTTTCTGCCAGTCTTTATCGATGATTCCCCGCTTATTGGCAATTTCATCAATATCATAGGCAAGCGCCAAAGTGACCACATCCGCTTCAAGCCCGTCAATGACCGATCTTGCCTGCTTTCCGGAACCGCCATGTGACTGCTGAATCGTCACATCCTGCCCTGTTTCTTCCTTCCAATACTTGATAAACTCCTGATTGAACTCCTGATAAAGCTCTCGTGTCGGATCATAGGAAACATTCAAAAGTTCTGTCGGATCCTTGCCTGAGCTGCCTCCACCCTCTGCTTTTCCACCGCTTTCCTGACTGCATCCTGTAATAGAAGACAAAACCAGCAAACCTGCTGCCAATAAACCTATAAAAGAATTCTTCTTCATACCCATCCAAAATCTCCCCTTTTGATTGTCTTTATAAAAAAAGACCGCATGCTTAGTTCACTAAGCACCGGCCTTCAGTTTATCTGATCAGCTCCATATTCTCTTTGGCATCACTCTTTCTCTCCCTGCCTGGTCATGCTATTGGCGTATTCCCGCTCAAGGTCAGTTAAGGTTAACTCAAACAGATGGTGCTCACCTTTCTTAAATACTCCGGCACTTATCAGACTGTTAATTAAATATCTCTTTCTGCCTTCAACTGCCTTTCTTAAATGCTTTGACACCTAACTCCCTCCCTGATTTACTCAATCAATAGCTCCCTTTGCTGCAAGTGCTTTTGGTTGACCAATCAGCGAACAATCATAATTCCTATTAAACCTATAATCTTAATCATATTACTCGGTTTTTATTGCATATGTTACTCATAAATTTCTTTTTTCCATTCACCCCCAGAAAGAAAGTAATACCCATAATACACAGCGGTTTACTCGGAATAATGGTGTAAAAAAAGACCCTGCGGTTCCTATAGAACAGAAGGGCCTTTGGTTTTCCAATCGGCGATTGATTTGAAGTTCTTATTAGAAATGAATTTACAATGAATTATTAGAAAAGTCAATCCTTTTTTCTGCTTTTTCTCAATTTAGCTTCCTTTTCTTTTTGCTATAAGCAAGCATAGGGCATTCCGACTAAAATCCTGATTTACTCCAGCTAATATATTTGACTTTAAAAAAATTTTACATTATAGTAATTGATGCATCAATAATTGACCTATCAATTATCTAAAAGGCGGGGGATGCTGTGTTCAAATGTTCTAAGGAAGAAGAATTAATTGCCGCCCGGCTGTTTGAGCTCACTAAGCAGACAATGCCGAAGTTTGAACGCTGTACAGGCATCAGTCAGTCACGGCTTGAGATTCTTCGGGAGCTTTTTGAATCGGAAGAAATTACGCAGCGGGAGCTTCAGAAAAAGGTGAATATCGATCATGCTGCTGTCACTAGACACCTTAAGCAGCTTGAAGAAAAGGGCATGGTGATCCGCAGGAAAAATCCTGAAGATAACCGCTTTACTTACGTCAGCCTGACAGAGGAAGGCAAAACGAAAATTGCTGCTTACTGTGAAGAAAAGCAACGGTTTATTTCCAAAATCCTGAACGGCTTTTCGGAACTTGAGCGAAGCACACTATTAAACATGCTCACACGCATCCAGGAAAATGTAGATAGATTGTAATTTTTACATCCAGAAAAACATAAAGGAGAGTTAATCATGAATAAAACCATTAGCAATGACTTTAAAGAAATCGTCACAGGCCGCCGTTCCATCCGCAATTATGACCCAACAGTCAAAATCGGCAGAGAAGAAATGGCTGAAATCCTGGAGGAAGCATCTTTGGCTCCTTCATCTGTTAACCTGCAGCCATGGCGCTTTGTGGTGATCGATTCAAAAGAAGGCAAAGAAACACTGGCACCGCTTGCAAAATTTAATCAAAGGCAAGTAGAGACATCAGCAGCTGTCATTGCCGTCTTTGTTGATATGAAGAGTGAAGCATTCATTGAAAAAATTTATGATACAGCTGTTGAAAAAGGATACATGCCAGCTGATGTAAGAGACACGCAGGTGCCATCCATCAAAGGTTTAGTGGAAAACATGACATTCGAGCAAAAGAAAGATATGAACCTGATCGATGCTGGTCTCGTATCCATGCAGCTCATGCTTGCTGCACGTGCCCATGGCTATGATACAAACCCAATTGGAGGCTATGAAAAAGACCGCATCGCTGAAGCATTCCATCTGGACAAGGAACGCTACTACCCTGTCATGCTTATCTCAATCGGCAAAGCCGCTGATCAGGGTTATAAATCTGTCCGCCTGCCTGTTGAAGATATCACAGAGTGGAAATAACTCACAAAGGAGAAATATATCATGATCATTATCCATGCTGGCTTTCAAATCCAAATTGACAAAGAAAATGACTTTCTGACTGAAATCCGTCCGCTGATCGAGGCTTCCAGAGCAGAAGAAGGCAATATCTCTTATGACCTGGTAAAAGATACAGAAAAAGCAGGTTCCTATACCATGATGGAATTGTGGAAGGATATGGACGCTGTTAAGTTCCACAACCAGACGGAACATTTTACCTCATTTACAGCGAAAGCTCCTCAATATTTTTCTGCTCCTCCTCAGGTGAAGGTGTATGATGCACAGTCTGTAGATAAAAAGTAAATTATGCAGAAAAAGACGCTTGGGATATAAAATTCCCAAGCGTTTTATAATGGATATACAGTTTCGATTTAATTTACAATCTCTGTCTGGGGGTTTCTAATCTTTTTATTTATTGTTCTCTTTCTGATCATGATAAGCAATGAGAATGACTTCTTCTCCCTTTTCCTCACTTAAGCGCTTTTCCAGATTATGCACCTGCTGCAGATCCCCATCGGACAAATTCGCAAAATGATATTGTTTATCCATTTTTCATCACCTTTTCGTAATAGGATCCCTAAAGTTTGTGTTTTCCAAGCATTTTTATACACAACAATGCCCGGCTTCAATCTCTATTTAATCCCCAAAATGGCAATGGCAATGACAGTTAACACCAGGCTCAGCAGCAGTGACATGCCCCAGTGTTTCTTTTCGGTCATTTTGAATAAAACATTCATTACTGAACTGATTGCCAGAAAAATAAAGAATACAAATAAAAATATCATAAATTCCATTATCGCTTAACCTGCCCTCTGTCCAGTTTCGCAAGGAAATAAGAAGAGCACCCCATCATCATGCCTCCGAAGATCCCCATGAAACTGCCGGCGACAGTCCAATAGGCAGACAGAAGGATGCCGGACATAAACAAAATCAGCCCTCCTATAAACAGGGCCATTCCCATTTTCATTGCTTATCCCCACCTGTTCCACTAGCCTAAATCTTTCACAACCGCCATTTCCTTCCCAAAACGGTGGCCGTGATCTGCAAACCCCAAACCTGCATAAAGCTTGTGTGCCCCAAGATTCTCAGGATGGTAGCCTACAGCAAGTTTTTTCGCATTCGGCAGTTTCGCCATCTCCGCGATCATCAGATCCGTCGCTTTTTTGCCTATTCCCTTGCCTTGGTGCTCCTTATCAACCATAATCCGATAAATCCAGTAAGCATCCAACTCTTCTATACATGTATTAAACATTAAGAAGCCGACAGCTTTATCTTCCAAGTAAATCACATACGGCCTCAACGCTGTTTCAAATTTAGATTGCGCAATGGAAACAGCATTTGGCTCCATATGGGCTTTTTGTTCCTCTGCAAGTTCCAGCAGGCAGCATTTATACCAATTATCTGCTGTTACTTCTTCAATTCTCACTTTGCCAGTATTCATATTAATTTCCCCTTTTCACATTTTGGGGAACCGCTGATTTAATAGGCGTTCTCCCCTTATTTTTATCCATAATAACTAAATTTGTATTTGGCATAATGAACGCCTCCTTTTCTAAATTGCCAGAAAAATACATACCTACTCATTATACTATAATATTCCAATTAATGCGCACATGGGAATTCAGTTATTTTTTCTATAGAAAGGCCATATATAATATATTGATTCAGCAAAAAAGGGGAGGATGCGATAATATGCCAGCGAAGCAAATTCGTTTACGGAGAATTCAAAGCCTTGCTCACGACATTATGGTAGAAATGAATTCAAAGGAAGACCATAAGAAGAATGACTCATACAGAACAGTGATTGATGACCTTTCACGTGCGATTGGGGAACTATCTGATCCATCGGGTGATTTTTCATTGGATTATGTTGAAGAAAAAATAGGCACTGCCCACTATAAGATTTTTAAAAACATGAAAAAACTGACGCCTCTTCGAAAAACAAAAGAATCAGCAAGATGAAAATTTTTTGAATGAAACTGATAATTATTATCAATAATAAATAAAGAAGGTAACCAAATCGGTTACCCTTTAGCTTAAACTTCTGGTTCAAACGTTTTACAGTCTGTCTCTTTGCTATTGGACGCCTGCTTGCCTTTATGGCTGACAACGTAAATAGCTTCTGCACCACACTTATTTCCCTGTTCCCAATAAGTGCAGTTATTTACTTCACAAAGAACATCTTTAGCCATGTATATCACCTCCTGTTTTATTATTTTTAGCCAGACAGGATGGTGATATACTTGCTTGTTTAGTTATTTATGTTCCACTCTTCTTTCAAAATCGCATAATAATATTCATCCCACCACTCATCGTCATGAGGAATGCACTTTTTGAAGCAGCCTTCCCGCCTCATGCCGATTTTCTCCATCACCCGGTAAGATGGCGGATTCTCGGGCTGGCAGGTTGCAATAATCCGGTGAATGCCAAGCTCTTCAAAGCTATATTTCAGCACTGCATATGCTGCTTCTGATGCGTAGCCTTTATTATAAAACTTCGGATTAAACACCCAGCCAATTTCAAATGTATGATCACCAAAATACTTATGAAAAGCAATATGGCCAATCAGTACCTCTTCATTTTTTAAAAGAACGGGAAAATGCTCTGCTTTTTCTGTATTTTTATGGATAAACTCATTAGCAGCTTTTTCTGTAAAAATACCACCTGGAATGAATTTCATTACTTCTGGATTTGAGGTGTACTCATAAACTGCCTGCCAGTCATCTGACTTGAACTTCCTTACGGTTAATCTCTTTGTTTTAATGTCCATAGTCTTTTCTCCTATTAATAATTTATAAGGAAAGTATTCTTCTTTTCAAAAAAATCTCCTCTAAATCTGGCAATCTTTCATTTGTATGCCTCATTTATGTTTATTCATAATTAATAAAGTGTATATATACTATGTATCCCAAATAGACAAGGAGAGGTTAAAATGGCATTAGTAAAAGAGTATAATACAATGGATGAAGCTGTTCAGGCAGCCAACTCTTTGCATGGCAGAGGCGTCTCAGAAAATGAAGTGTTCGTTCTTGCCCATGATGATAGCGTAACAGATACGGTAGCCGACCACTCTGAAGCTAAAAAAATTGGCGTGGATGAAACTGGACTGGGGACAGCTTTCAAAAACATGTTCCAAAGCCAGGGAGATGAACTTCGTTCTAAAATGGAGGAAATTGGATTATCTCAAGCTGAAGCTGAATCATATGAAAAAACACTCGATGAAGGCAAAATTCTGCTGATTTGCAAAGATGATAACCAAAGCAGCTTCTTAGGATACTAAATCATAATAAATTTAACTGGTGCAAAGGGTAATCACCCTTTGCACCTTTTTATACTGCTGACTTTTTTCTGCGCGAAAACAGCATCCGTATCGGATGCTGTTTCCAGGTCAGGTTTATTTATTGATTATTATTCTCTTCAGACGGCTCTTCATCCATATCTGGCTCTTCTTCATCCATACCGGAGCCTCCCTGTTCTTCAGAAGGTTCTTCATCCATATCCGGTTCTTCTTCATCCATATTTTCTTCACTAGGCTCTTCCGTTACATCTGGTTCCTGGTTATCTTCCTGATTTTCCATTTCCATGTTTTCCTCATCTTCAGGAGGCGGGTCCTGCTCAGAAGCACATCCTGCTAGCATTATTCCTGCTCCTAATGGAATCGATAGTAGTAGATTTTTATATTTCATGTGATGTCATCTCCTTTTGCAGTATTATGTTTCTATTAAGACTATTCCCCTATCCCCGGATGATAAACATGATAAAGCTTCTGGTCCTAATGCAGGAAGTGCCATCAAACAAGCTGAACGCACATAAATTTTTTTATCCGCACACAAATCTTGTCTATCCGCACAGAAAAAATTTTATGTGCACATATATTTCAGCTATCCGCACATAAATCTTTTAAATGAATCTTTTTTCGAAAGAAAACTGGTCCATTCCTGCAAAATTCAGCACTCGGAAGGGATTTTCAACTCTTTTTCTGCAATTGGAGCAGGTTTTCCAAACAGATATCCCTGAAAAAGCTGGTATCCCCTGTCCCGGAGCCACTCAAAGTCTTCCCGGGTTTCGATCCCTTCAGCAAGCGGAACCGATCCCAGTCTCAATGCCTGCTGCAAAAAAGCTTCCGCAGTCTTCTGTTGATCTGGATCTTTTGACACGCCCTGGACGTATTTCATATCCAGCTTCATATAATGCGGCTGCAGCTCACTCAATAACTCAACCGTGCTGAACCCAGCACCCACATCATCCAGTGCATAGCGGAATCCTTTTTCCCTATAATAAGCCAGGATCCTTTTCAAATGATCCGTATCCTCCACTTTATCGGTTTCCACTACCTCAAATACGAGCTGACTCGGATCCATCCCTAATCGGTTCGCAAGCTGGACGGTTGATTTCAGGCAGAACTCCGGCGAGTAAATGCTTGTCGGGATAAAATTTATGAATGCCTTTTTGTCAATATACGAAGCAAACCTGACCGCCGTCATCCGGCACAAGCGGTCCAGGGCATATAGCCTTCCTCGCTTTCTGGCTGCTCCAAAGATTTCTCCCGGAAAAATGACCGATCCATCCTCCCGATAAAATCTCGCCAGCATTTCATAAGCGAACACTTCTTCATCCCCTGTTAAAATCGGCTGCGCATGGCAGGTAACCAGCCCATTGGCAATCACTTCATCAATCCACTGGCTATCAAGGATATCAGCAGCTGCAGCAATGGGACTCCATTCCTCTTTGTCCATTCGGAAACTAACCCCTGCTGCATCCATATGGTCCCTGCAAAAATCAAGAAAATCCCGCATACCGCCTTCCTTCACCACGAACCGGTCTGCTTCAGCTTCCATCAAAACGCCTTTTCGCTCCAAATGATCAACAACACTTGAAAGCATTCGGCAATTCTGTTCTCCTTCTGCCTTCACCTCAAAGCGCAATTCCTGCACCACACAAGCATTACAGCTCATCCTAAGCACACCCTTATTATGCAATAGTTCTATTTTACTATATTACCAGTTTTAGGATACAATAATTGTCTCCACAAAAAAGACTATCCCCAGCCTCAGCCGAAGATAGCCTCATAAAGAATTACTCATACCGCAAAGATTCAATCGGACTCAGCCTCGAAGCTTTATTAGCCGGCAGCAGACCGAAGATGATACCGATTGCCATTGAGAAGAAAAGGGCGCCTGCGACGACCTGCCAGGAAATGAGTGACGGCCAGCCTGCAAAGAATGAAATCAGAGATGCCGAACCCCAGCCCAGCAGGATTCCCAGCACTCCTCCAATTAAGGTCAGCGTGACAGATTCGATTAAAAACTGTCCCATGATTTGCCCCCTGGTCGCTCCGAGTGCTTTTCGGATGCCGATTTCCCTCGTTCTTTCCGTTACAGATACGAGCATGATATTCATGACCCCAATTCCGCCGACAAATAGCGAGATACCGGCGATACTGCCGATGATTAGTGTCATGACCTTTGTAATCTGGCCGATTCCTTCTGCCATTTCTTCCATGTTGATGACCATATAAGATTCTTCTGTATTATGCATCTTGTTAAGTAAGTTAGCAGCCTTCTTTCCGGCCGTCTGAAGCTGATCAGCGGATTCTGCCTGAAGCGTCACCTGGGTAAAGTCACTCTTCCCATAAATAGTCTGCCATGTTTTAGTAGGCACATAAATCTCCAGTACACCGAATGAAAAGAGCCCTGTCGGCTTTTCCATGACGCCAATGATCTCTATCGGCTGGTTCCCAATCCGGATCACTTCGCCAACCGGCGACTTGCCATCAAAGAGCTCCTCCTGCATGGAATAGCTGACAAGCCCCACCCTGCGTCCGCCAAGGAAATCTGCAGCCGTAAAGGACCGCCCTTTCTCCATATCAACATTGTTCAGCTCAAAATAGGCAGGACCTACTCCTGTTGTCGATGTTTCTGCCTTTTTTTCCCCAAAAGAAGCCTGTGAAAACTGTGAGCTTGAAGCAACTACTCTTTTAATCTCTGGAATCTGCTCCAGTGCATTGATATCTTCCCCATCAAAAGGAGCTTCATTAAATATGTTTGGGTTTGCCTGAATTTCCTCGTCAGAAGGCTGATAAAACAGCTCCACTGTATTGCCGGGACCTGTCAGCTGCGTCTTCAGCATCGCTTCTCCGCCCTGGCCGATTGCGACTACAATAATGACAGCCCCAACACCAATGATGATCCCAATCATCGTTAGAATCGATCTCATTTTATGCGCCTTCAATGAACTAAGTGCCATTTTGATATTTTCTAAAAAACTCATGTAGGCGCCCCCCTGCGGGAGGGTTCTGCGGACACAATCAGCCCATCCCTCACCATAATTGTGTGATGGGCATACTCTGCAACCTCAGGTTCATGTGTAACC is a genomic window containing:
- a CDS encoding sulfate ABC transporter substrate-binding protein is translated as MKKNSFIGLLAAGLLVLSSITGCSQESGGKAEGGGSSGKDPTELLNVSYDPTRELYQEFNQEFIKYWKEETGQDVTIQQSHGGSGKQARSVIDGLEADVVTLALAYDIDEIANKRGIIDKDWQKRLDDNSTPYTSTIVFLVRKGNPRNIQDWDDLTREDVSVITPNPKTSGGARWNYLAAWAYASKQFNGDEKQIKDFVKNLYQNVEVLDSGARDSTNTFVQRELGDVLIAWENEAYLSINELGKDKFEIVNPSISILAEPPVAIVDKIAEKKGTAEAAEAYLKYLYSETGQEIAAKNYYRPRNTEVLKKYADQFADIEFVTVDEEFGGWQKAQETHFNDGGTFDEIYLQ
- a CDS encoding Fur-regulated basic protein FbpA, with amino-acid sequence MSKHLRKAVEGRKRYLINSLISAGVFKKGEHHLFELTLTDLEREYANSMTRQGEKE
- a CDS encoding MarR family transcriptional regulator, producing the protein MFKCSKEEELIAARLFELTKQTMPKFERCTGISQSRLEILRELFESEEITQRELQKKVNIDHAAVTRHLKQLEEKGMVIRRKNPEDNRFTYVSLTEEGKTKIAAYCEEKQRFISKILNGFSELERSTLLNMLTRIQENVDRL
- a CDS encoding nitroreductase family protein, giving the protein MNKTISNDFKEIVTGRRSIRNYDPTVKIGREEMAEILEEASLAPSSVNLQPWRFVVIDSKEGKETLAPLAKFNQRQVETSAAVIAVFVDMKSEAFIEKIYDTAVEKGYMPADVRDTQVPSIKGLVENMTFEQKKDMNLIDAGLVSMQLMLAARAHGYDTNPIGGYEKDRIAEAFHLDKERYYPVMLISIGKAADQGYKSVRLPVEDITEWK
- a CDS encoding putative quinol monooxygenase, with amino-acid sequence MIIIHAGFQIQIDKENDFLTEIRPLIEASRAEEGNISYDLVKDTEKAGSYTMMELWKDMDAVKFHNQTEHFTSFTAKAPQYFSAPPQVKVYDAQSVDKK
- a CDS encoding GNAT family N-acetyltransferase; translated protein: MNTGKVRIEEVTADNWYKCCLLELAEEQKAHMEPNAVSIAQSKFETALRPYVIYLEDKAVGFLMFNTCIEELDAYWIYRIMVDKEHQGKGIGKKATDLMIAEMAKLPNAKKLAVGYHPENLGAHKLYAGLGFADHGHRFGKEMAVVKDLG
- a CDS encoding DUF1540 domain-containing protein; its protein translation is MAKDVLCEVNNCTYWEQGNKCGAEAIYVVSHKGKQASNSKETDCKTFEPEV
- a CDS encoding GNAT family N-acetyltransferase, giving the protein MDIKTKRLTVRKFKSDDWQAVYEYTSNPEVMKFIPGGIFTEKAANEFIHKNTEKAEHFPVLLKNEEVLIGHIAFHKYFGDHTFEIGWVFNPKFYNKGYASEAAYAVLKYSFEELGIHRIIATCQPENPPSYRVMEKIGMRREGCFKKCIPHDDEWWDEYYYAILKEEWNINN
- a CDS encoding general stress protein codes for the protein MALVKEYNTMDEAVQAANSLHGRGVSENEVFVLAHDDSVTDTVADHSEAKKIGVDETGLGTAFKNMFQSQGDELRSKMEEIGLSQAEAESYEKTLDEGKILLICKDDNQSSFLGY
- a CDS encoding EAL domain-containing protein, whose amino-acid sequence is MSCNACVVQELRFEVKAEGEQNCRMLSSVVDHLERKGVLMEAEADRFVVKEGGMRDFLDFCRDHMDAAGVSFRMDKEEWSPIAAAADILDSQWIDEVIANGLVTCHAQPILTGDEEVFAYEMLARFYREDGSVIFPGEIFGAARKRGRLYALDRLCRMTAVRFASYIDKKAFINFIPTSIYSPEFCLKSTVQLANRLGMDPSQLVFEVVETDKVEDTDHLKRILAYYREKGFRYALDDVGAGFSTVELLSELQPHYMKLDMKYVQGVSKDPDQQKTAEAFLQQALRLGSVPLAEGIETREDFEWLRDRGYQLFQGYLFGKPAPIAEKELKIPSEC
- a CDS encoding ABC transporter permease, whose amino-acid sequence is MSFLENIKMALSSLKAHKMRSILTMIGIIIGVGAVIIVVAIGQGGEAMLKTQLTGPGNTVELFYQPSDEEIQANPNIFNEAPFDGEDINALEQIPEIKRVVASSSQFSQASFGEKKAETSTTGVGPAYFELNNVDMEKGRSFTAADFLGGRRVGLVSYSMQEELFDGKSPVGEVIRIGNQPIEIIGVMEKPTGLFSFGVLEIYVPTKTWQTIYGKSDFTQVTLQAESADQLQTAGKKAANLLNKMHNTEESYMVINMEEMAEGIGQITKVMTLIIGSIAGISLFVGGIGVMNIMLVSVTERTREIGIRKALGATRGQIMGQFLIESVTLTLIGGVLGILLGWGSASLISFFAGWPSLISWQVVAGALFFSMAIGIIFGLLPANKASRLSPIESLRYE